Proteins from one Gasterosteus aculeatus chromosome 11, fGasAcu3.hap1.1, whole genome shotgun sequence genomic window:
- the mettl2a gene encoding tRNA N(3)-cytidine methyltransferase METTL2 produces the protein MAAPVAVLAAEEGSSETAQILSESTPGECKRPQFGTRFLTDPRQVFQHNAWDNVEWSEEQEASAMRKVSENNQPLPQEKQEEYDSRANEFWNGFYTIHENRFFKDRHWLFTEFPELAPQCSLDNESRLEVSDSDHSQQERLQREHRSEVPSLSHTDGDIPGSLATYRILEVGCGVGNTVFPILKTNNDSGLFVYCCDFSSTAVELVKTNPEYDPGRCFAFVHDLSDVEADYPVPEGTLDVIVLIFVLSALHPDKMQASISRLARLLKPGGVMLLRDYGRYDMAQLRFKKGRCLSENFYVRGDGTRVYFFTQDEVHEMFTEAGLEKMQNLVDRRLQVNRGKQLTMYRVWIQCKYRKAPAQPLGSDGQVRGEDPPSSTIA, from the exons ATGGCGGCGCCCGTTGCCGTGCTCGCTGCGGAGGAAGGCAGCAGCGAAACAGCGCAGATTCTGTCAGAATCAACCCCCGGAGAGTGTAAGAGGCCTCAGTTCGGGACACGTTTCCTCACAGACCCGCGGCAGGTGTTTCAGCACAACGCATG GGACAACGTGGAGTGGAGTGAGGAACAGGAAGCCTCTGCGATGAGGAAAGTGTCAGAAAACAACCAGCCGCTACCTCAGGAGAAACAAG aggaaTATGACAGCCGGGCAAATGAGTTCTGGAATGGTTTTTACACCATCCACGAGAATCGTTTCTTCAAGGACCGTCACTGGCTGTTCACAGAGTTCCCAGAGTTGGCCCCCCAGTGTAGCCTCGACAATGAATCCCGACTTGAGGTCTCTGACTCGGATCACAGCCAACAGGAGCGTCTGCAACGAGAACACAGGAGTGAAGTTCCAAGTTTGTCTCACACCGACGGAGACATCCCAGGGTCGTTGGCCACGTATCGCATTCTGGAG GTCGGCTGCGGTGTGGGCAATACCGTTTTTCCAATACTGAAGACAAACAA CGACTCGGGGCTCTTTGTTTACTGCTGTGATTTCTCCAGCACGGCTGTTGAGCTAGTGAAG ACTAATCCAGAGTACGACCCCGGGCGCTGCTTCGCCTTTGTTCACGACTTGAGTGACGTGGAAGCCGATTACCCCGTCCCTGAGGGAACCCTTGACGTTATAGTGCTAATCTTTGTGTTATCAGCGTTGCATCCCGACAA GATGCAGGCATCCATCAGTAGATTAGCGCGCCTGCTGAAGCCCGGGGGAGTGATGCTGCTCAGGGACTACGGACGCTACGATATGGCACAGCTTCGCTTCAAGAAAG GAAGGTGTCTTTCCGAAAACTTTTATGTCCGAGGTGATGGAACGAGGGTGTATTTCTTCACTCAAG ACGAGGTACACGAGATGTTCACTGAGGCTGGGCTTGAGAAAATGCAGAACCTTGTGGACAGACGGCTGCAGGTGAATAGAGGCAAGCAGCTCACCATGTACAGAGTGTGGATCCAGTGCAAGTACCGAAAGGCTCCAGCTCAGCCACTCGGATCCGACGGCCAAGTCCGGGGAGAAGATCCGCCCAGCTCGACCATCGCCTGA